In Oceanispirochaeta sp. M1, the following proteins share a genomic window:
- a CDS encoding DUF952 domain-containing protein encodes MYNKQSMSGYYAPESIQKEGFIHCSYSYQICDIANEFYKSEEDLILLQIDKSLIQCEIIDEDTDNRNENFPHIYGELPTSSVIGQYLLKKDSNGNYILPVEFPELTTDNFCSVGS; translated from the coding sequence ATATACAATAAGCAGTCCATGAGTGGATATTATGCTCCAGAGAGTATTCAAAAAGAGGGTTTCATTCACTGTTCGTACTCATATCAAATTTGTGATATAGCAAATGAATTCTACAAAAGTGAAGAAGATTTAATCTTACTACAAATTGATAAATCTTTGATTCAATGTGAAATTATTGATGAAGATACTGATAATCGAAATGAGAATTTTCCACATATATATGGAGAACTTCCAACCTCCTCAGTTATTGGGCAATATTTACTGAAAAAGGATTCTAACGGGAATTATATTCTCCCTGTAGAATTCCCTGAATTGACAACCGATAATTTCTGT